The following are encoded in a window of Kitasatospora sp. NBC_01250 genomic DNA:
- a CDS encoding thiamine pyrophosphate-dependent enzyme produces MARTVAQVIVDALQELGVRHVFGVVGDALNPLTDAIRTTDGVAWVGCRHEEAAAFAAGAQSQLSGRLGVCMGTVGPGSVHLLNGLYDAAKSRTPVLAIAGQVPLAELGSDYFQEVDNDLLFRDVAVYRNTVTSPDQMPRMLEAAVRAAISEGGVAVLTVPGDLGDQELTDDRPARFPCTRPVTRPDEPGIREAAEIVNAGSKATLLVGRGARDAREEVLALAERLAAPMVLTLKAKEGFEGENPYQVGQTGLIGNPAAAYALDTCDTLIMLGTDFPYRDWYPTDCKVVQIDLQESNLGRRIPVDAGQAGDVGATLRALLPHLDAAKDRSHLESTRERFDSWRASQQRLADPGHDRHLLGRLRSALDNRSHEIRPEALAAAVDACASADAIFTSDTGMATVWLSRFVTMHGQRRLLGSFNLGSMANAMPQALGAQLWAPDRQVVAFCGDGGLSMLLGDLMTIRTYQLPVKLVVFDNRRLGMVKLEQEQAGLTEFGTELDNPDFAAVATALGLTGIRVTDPAELQDSVRRAFDTPGPVLLDVLTNPQELAVPGKPTVQQGWGFAIAKVKEMLQSNED; encoded by the coding sequence ATGGCACGCACCGTTGCCCAAGTGATCGTCGACGCCCTGCAGGAACTGGGCGTTCGCCATGTGTTCGGCGTCGTCGGCGACGCGCTGAACCCGCTCACCGACGCCATCCGCACCACCGACGGCGTCGCCTGGGTCGGCTGCCGCCACGAGGAGGCCGCCGCGTTCGCGGCCGGCGCGCAGTCCCAACTGTCCGGACGCCTGGGCGTGTGCATGGGCACCGTCGGCCCGGGCTCCGTGCACCTGCTCAACGGCCTCTACGACGCGGCCAAGAGCCGCACCCCGGTCCTCGCCATCGCCGGACAGGTGCCCCTGGCCGAGCTGGGCAGCGACTACTTCCAGGAGGTCGACAACGACCTGCTCTTCCGCGACGTCGCCGTCTACCGCAACACCGTCACCTCCCCGGACCAGATGCCGCGCATGCTGGAGGCCGCCGTCCGCGCCGCGATCAGCGAAGGCGGCGTGGCCGTCCTGACGGTGCCCGGGGACCTCGGCGACCAGGAGCTGACCGACGACCGCCCCGCACGGTTCCCCTGTACCCGTCCCGTCACCCGCCCGGATGAGCCGGGTATCCGCGAGGCGGCCGAGATCGTCAATGCGGGCTCCAAGGCCACCCTGCTGGTCGGGCGCGGCGCCCGCGACGCACGCGAGGAGGTCCTGGCGCTGGCCGAACGGCTGGCCGCGCCGATGGTCCTCACCCTCAAGGCCAAGGAGGGCTTCGAGGGCGAGAACCCGTACCAGGTCGGCCAGACCGGACTGATCGGCAATCCCGCCGCCGCTTACGCCCTCGACACCTGCGACACCCTGATCATGCTCGGCACCGACTTCCCCTACCGCGACTGGTACCCCACCGACTGCAAAGTCGTCCAGATCGACCTTCAGGAAAGCAACCTGGGACGACGGATCCCGGTCGACGCGGGCCAGGCCGGCGACGTCGGCGCCACCCTGCGGGCACTGCTCCCGCACCTGGACGCCGCCAAGGACCGCTCCCACCTGGAGTCCACCCGGGAGCGATTCGACAGCTGGCGCGCCTCGCAGCAGCGCCTCGCCGACCCCGGCCACGACAGGCACCTGCTCGGACGGCTGCGCAGCGCGCTGGACAACCGCAGCCACGAGATCCGTCCCGAGGCGCTGGCCGCCGCCGTGGACGCCTGCGCGAGCGCGGACGCGATCTTCACCTCCGACACCGGCATGGCCACCGTCTGGCTCTCCCGGTTCGTCACGATGCACGGGCAGCGGCGCCTGCTGGGTTCCTTCAATCTCGGCTCGATGGCCAACGCCATGCCGCAGGCCCTCGGGGCCCAGCTGTGGGCGCCGGACCGCCAGGTCGTCGCGTTCTGCGGGGACGGCGGCCTGAGCATGCTGCTCGGCGACCTCATGACGATCAGGACCTACCAGCTGCCGGTGAAGCTCGTGGTCTTCGACAACCGCCGCCTGGGCATGGTCAAACTCGAGCAGGAACAGGCCGGACTGACCGAGTTCGGCACCGAGCTGGACAACCCGGACTTCGCCGCGGTCGCCACCGCCCTGGGGCTCACCGGCATTCGCGTCACCGACCCCGCCGAACTCCAGGACAGCGTCCGCCGGGCCTTCGACACCCCAGGGCCGGTCCTGCTGGACGTCCTGACCAATCCTCAGGAGCTGGCCGTCCCCGGAAAGCCGACGGTGCAGCAGGGCTGGGGCTTCGCCATCGCCAAGGTCAAGGAGATGCTGCAGAGCAACGAGGACTGA